The following are encoded in a window of Methylicorpusculum oleiharenae genomic DNA:
- a CDS encoding thioredoxin domain-containing protein: MPAEMQVKLKGIWQKIQQTLPGTAFNFDFWTVCTPRRSTYAACRAVIAARNQDFSKEEAMILAIQQAYYLDAKNPADLSTLFE, from the coding sequence ATGCCGGCTGAGATGCAAGTGAAGTTAAAGGGAATTTGGCAGAAGATTCAGCAAACCTTACCTGGCACTGCATTCAATTTCGATTTTTGGACAGTATGCACACCACGCCGATCCACGTATGCTGCCTGCCGCGCTGTCATTGCGGCACGAAATCAAGATTTTAGTAAGGAAGAGGCTATGATCTTAGCGATACAGCAGGCTTATTATTTAGACGCCAAAAATCCAGCCGATTTGTCCACGCTGTTTGAGTAG
- a CDS encoding DsbA family protein, with product MGLDHECFEADMKSSADNQALMQEIKLTQTLNVKGFPTLLLENGGLVTAIAHEYNNANNALLQIKQLSQ from the coding sequence ATTGGATTAGATCACGAATGCTTTGAAGCAGACATGAAAAGCTCAGCCGACAACCAAGCGCTCATGCAGGAAATTAAACTCACTCAAACACTGAATGTAAAAGGTTTTCCAACGCTGCTTCTGGAAAATGGAGGCCTAGTTACCGCAATTGCGCATGAATACAACAATGCCAACAACGCACTGCTCCAGATTAAGCAACTTAGCCAGTGA
- the radC gene encoding RadC family protein: MLYLRGANNRYRVADEDDVIFEAIQIYNRCFSKGEPLTSPDKAKDCIKLKLAPFKHEVFLCLFLDNQHRLIACEELFRGTLDGASVYPREVVKAALQHNAAALIMAHNHPSGISEPSQADKVITDKLKAALALVDIRVLDHFVVGETVYSFAEHGLL; the protein is encoded by the coding sequence ATGTTATACCTTCGAGGCGCCAATAATCGGTACCGAGTGGCAGATGAAGACGATGTGATCTTCGAAGCTATCCAAATATACAACCGCTGTTTCAGCAAAGGCGAACCCTTGACCAGTCCGGATAAAGCCAAGGACTGTATCAAATTAAAACTGGCACCGTTCAAACACGAAGTGTTCCTGTGTTTGTTTTTAGACAACCAGCACCGACTCATTGCCTGCGAAGAATTATTCAGAGGGACCCTTGACGGGGCTAGCGTATACCCGCGCGAAGTGGTCAAAGCCGCTCTTCAGCATAACGCGGCGGCCTTGATCATGGCGCACAATCACCCGTCAGGCATCAGCGAACCCAGTCAAGCAGACAAAGTGATTACCGACAAACTCAAAGCGGCCTTGGCCTTGGTCGACATCCGCGTACTCGATCATTTCGTCGTCGGGGAAACCGTCTATTCCTTTGCCGAGCACGGCTTGTTGTGA
- a CDS encoding recombination directionality factor, producing the protein MLKGLVISPPVLGRISIGKIVEKDGMRLPMKEDQFTLTIQLQGRDGWIAHPFDSTLRTQQGGKIRSIPIRLLFNEPDLNFRAEYSLFDRKTGRPLCVGNGETCRRKTDEGIVCLPCPAPEGCGLAQAGACKPYGRLNVLIGDDDPLGSFIFRTTGFNSIRTLTARLQYFKALSGNRLSCLPLELKLRGKTTRQSHGSAIYYVDITLRGDQSIEEAIHAAKQIEEQRHVSGFDQTALDQAARVGFGNGAFEDNEEDGSTVVEEFFPEEPTEASAVQSMPRPSLATQLETKARQLQTPELPTLTLPIPNAR; encoded by the coding sequence ATGTTAAAAGGTTTAGTCATTTCCCCGCCAGTCCTTGGCCGGATTTCTATCGGCAAGATCGTCGAAAAGGACGGTATGCGCTTACCGATGAAAGAAGATCAATTTACCCTCACCATTCAGTTACAAGGCAGAGACGGCTGGATAGCGCACCCCTTTGACAGCACTTTGCGCACCCAGCAAGGCGGTAAAATTCGCAGCATACCGATTCGCTTGCTGTTTAACGAGCCGGATTTAAACTTTCGGGCCGAATACAGCTTGTTCGATCGAAAAACCGGTCGGCCATTGTGCGTCGGTAACGGGGAAACCTGTCGGCGCAAAACAGATGAGGGTATTGTCTGTCTGCCGTGTCCGGCACCGGAAGGGTGCGGCCTGGCCCAAGCCGGTGCCTGCAAACCCTATGGCCGTTTAAATGTATTGATTGGCGATGACGATCCGTTAGGAAGCTTTATCTTCCGGACGACCGGTTTCAACAGTATCCGCACCTTAACCGCTCGCTTGCAATACTTCAAGGCCCTTTCCGGCAATCGGCTGTCGTGCCTGCCGCTGGAATTGAAATTGCGCGGCAAAACCACCCGACAAAGCCATGGCTCGGCGATCTATTATGTTGACATTACCTTACGCGGCGATCAAAGCATTGAAGAGGCGATCCACGCCGCGAAGCAGATCGAAGAACAACGCCACGTGTCAGGCTTCGATCAAACCGCGCTGGATCAGGCCGCACGCGTGGGCTTTGGTAATGGCGCGTTTGAGGACAATGAAGAGGACGGTTCGACGGTCGTCGAAGAGTTTTTTCCGGAAGAGCCGACTGAAGCCAGCGCTGTCCAGTCAATGCCAAGGCCCTCTTTAGCCACCCAACTGGAGACGAAAGCTCGGCAGTTGCAAACACCTGAGTTACCCACGCTAACTTTGCCAATCCCTAACGCGCGGTAA
- a CDS encoding YqaJ viral recombinase family nuclease, with protein MTETALQITPIQKAKPALRLVKTKDMPREDWLAIRKRGIGSSDAAAAVGLNPYQSQLELWLEKTGRDDNLPKIDPHDETSPTYWGNLLEPIVAAHYRQRTGHKVRRINAVLQHPHPHLFWMLANIDREVVGCDEVHILECKTAGINGARLWRDGVPEYVQLQVQHQLAVTGKATADVAVLLGGQALEIHRIHRDEALIARLIQLEQRFWHYVETDTPPPADGSESADLALRCLYPHDSGATLDFSQDVPLSATFADLVNVRQSLAELEQQEALFKQTLQQAIGDASKATFETGSVTWKKAKDSVVLDTPRLLKEQPTLLQQYATTKTGSRRFLVQTAD; from the coding sequence ATGACCGAAACCGCTTTACAAATCACACCTATCCAGAAGGCCAAACCCGCCTTGCGTCTGGTTAAAACCAAAGATATGCCGCGCGAAGACTGGCTGGCCATCAGAAAACGCGGTATTGGCAGTTCCGACGCCGCTGCAGCCGTCGGCTTAAATCCTTACCAATCACAGCTGGAACTGTGGCTGGAGAAAACCGGCCGCGATGACAATCTGCCGAAAATCGATCCACACGATGAAACCAGTCCCACCTACTGGGGCAATCTGTTAGAACCGATTGTGGCGGCGCATTACCGGCAACGAACCGGACACAAGGTCCGCCGTATCAATGCCGTACTGCAGCACCCGCATCCCCACTTGTTTTGGATGCTGGCTAATATCGACCGCGAAGTGGTAGGTTGTGACGAGGTACACATCCTGGAATGTAAAACTGCCGGTATTAACGGAGCTCGGTTATGGCGGGACGGGGTACCGGAATACGTGCAGTTACAGGTACAGCATCAATTAGCCGTCACCGGTAAAGCCACGGCGGATGTCGCGGTATTGCTCGGCGGTCAAGCCCTGGAAATCCATCGCATCCACCGTGACGAGGCCTTGATCGCGCGGTTGATTCAACTGGAACAACGCTTTTGGCATTACGTGGAAACCGATACACCACCGCCAGCAGACGGTTCGGAATCGGCGGATTTAGCCTTGCGCTGTTTGTATCCGCACGACAGTGGCGCAACCCTGGATTTCAGTCAGGACGTTCCACTTTCGGCGACCTTCGCCGATTTAGTCAATGTCCGGCAAAGCCTGGCGGAATTGGAACAGCAAGAAGCCCTGTTCAAGCAAACCTTGCAGCAAGCCATTGGCGATGCCAGCAAAGCCACCTTTGAAACCGGCTCGGTGACCTGGAAGAAAGCCAAGGACAGCGTCGTCTTGGACACCCCCCGTCTGCTCAAAGAGCAACCGACCCTGTTACAGCAGTATGCCACCACCAAAACCGGCAGCCGGCGTTTCCTCGTGCAAACCGCCGACTAG
- a CDS encoding DUF932 domain-containing protein: MAHLLEQMAYVGQMPWHGLGNLLAPQQPLEVWAKQAGMDWQIQESEVRFMADQVGHLGTIHTFADQKVLYRSDTKQALSVVSNRYQIVQPREVLEFYRDLTEIAGYELETAGVLKGGKKFWALAKTGQAASLKGSDQVYGYLLLATSCDGTLATTATPTTIRVVCNNTLTIAINGATQAIKVPHSTKFDAQAVKQQLGVAVSQWESFMYRMRTLAERKVKSHEAMNYFLRVLCESPSVNGEPVALSNERALKKVQSLYEGQGHGADLESAKGTAWGLLNAVTEYVDHEKRARSTESRMDSAWFGQGATIKHKALEAALKLAA; the protein is encoded by the coding sequence ATGGCACATTTACTGGAACAAATGGCCTATGTCGGCCAAATGCCCTGGCATGGCCTGGGCAATCTACTCGCCCCCCAACAGCCCCTGGAAGTCTGGGCCAAACAAGCCGGTATGGACTGGCAAATTCAAGAATCCGAAGTTCGCTTCATGGCCGATCAGGTTGGTCACCTCGGCACGATCCATACCTTTGCGGACCAAAAGGTGTTGTACCGGTCCGATACCAAGCAGGCTTTGTCGGTGGTATCTAATCGTTATCAAATTGTGCAACCCCGCGAGGTGTTAGAGTTTTATAGGGACTTAACCGAGATTGCCGGTTACGAACTGGAAACTGCCGGTGTGTTGAAAGGCGGTAAGAAGTTCTGGGCTTTGGCCAAGACCGGACAAGCCGCCAGTCTGAAAGGCAGCGATCAGGTCTATGGCTATCTGCTGTTGGCCACCTCCTGTGACGGCACGTTAGCGACCACAGCGACGCCCACGACCATTAGGGTAGTTTGTAACAACACCTTGACCATCGCGATCAATGGCGCAACGCAAGCGATCAAGGTACCGCACAGCACCAAGTTCGATGCCCAAGCCGTTAAACAGCAATTGGGCGTGGCGGTCTCGCAATGGGAGTCCTTCATGTACCGGATGCGCACACTGGCAGAGCGCAAAGTAAAATCGCATGAAGCGATGAACTACTTTTTGCGTGTGCTGTGCGAATCGCCGTCCGTGAATGGCGAGCCGGTGGCCTTGAGTAACGAACGGGCACTCAAAAAAGTGCAAAGCCTGTACGAAGGTCAGGGCCACGGTGCCGATCTGGAGTCGGCCAAAGGCACCGCCTGGGGCTTGCTCAATGCAGTCACCGAGTATGTTGACCATGAAAAACGGGCGCGCAGTACCGAGAGCCGCATGGATTCCGCCTGGTTCGGCCAAGGCGCGACTATCAAGCACAAAGCCCTGGAGGCGGCCTTAAAGCTGGCCGCTTAA